A region of Plectropomus leopardus isolate mb chromosome 16, YSFRI_Pleo_2.0, whole genome shotgun sequence DNA encodes the following proteins:
- the selenoi gene encoding LOW QUALITY PROTEIN: ethanolaminephosphotransferase 1 (The sequence of the model RefSeq protein was modified relative to this genomic sequence to represent the inferred CDS: substituted 1 base at 1 genomic stop codon) has protein sequence MALYEYVTQDQLAGFDKYKYSAVDSNPLSVYVMHPFWNFVVKFLPTWLAPNLITFTGFMFLVLNFLMLAFYDFDFTASAAGHEHVPSWVWVAAGIFNFLAYTLDGVDGKQARRTNSSTPLGELFDHGLDSWACIFFVATVYSIFGRGESGVGVATLYYILWVVLFSFILSHWEKYNTGILFLPWGYDISQVTISLVYLVTAVVGVETWYQPVLWHFLYRDLFTFMIVACSFTVTLPMSLYNVLKXVNFLFGSRSNTLKHSSLYEAFLPFLSPVLLFILSTIWVVFSPSNILELQPRIFYLMVGTAFANVTCTLIVCQMSNTRCQALSWLLLPMTPVVLLAVSGVVANETLLLCLWTAAVMLAHIHYGVSVVQQLSNHFNILAFSLKKPNSDUQEEERIGLKEAEV, from the exons ATGGCTCTCTACGAATACGTCACTCAGGACCAGCTCGCGGGCTTCGACAAGTACAAG tacAGCGCAGTGGACTCCAATCCCCTGTCTGTCTACGTCATGCACCCCTTCTGGAACTTTGTGGTGAAG TTTCTACCGACGTGGTTGGCTCCAAACCTCATTACATTTACAGGCTTTATGTTCCTTGTGTTGAATTTCCTCATGTTGGCCTTCTACGACTTTGACTTCACTGCCTCTG CTGCAGGACATGAACACGTGCCTAGTTGGGTCTGGGTTGCTGCAGGGATCTTCAACTTCTTGGCCTACACGCTCG ATGGTGTTGACGGTAAACAGGCTCGTCGCACCAACTCCTCCACGCCACTAGGGGAGCTCTTTGACCACGGCCTGGACAGTTGGGCCTGCATCTTCTTCGTGGCCACCGTCTACTCCATATTTGGGCGTGGGGAAAGCGGTGTGGGCGTGGCCACACTGTACTACATCCTGTGGGTGGTGCTGTTCTCATTCATTCTGTCCCACTGGGAGAAATACAACACCGGCATCTTGTTCCTGCCATGGGGGTACGACATCAGCCAAGTg ACCATATCTCTGGTTTATTTGGTCACTGCTGTGGTCGGCGTGGAAACGTGGTACCAGCCAGTCCTGTGGCACTTCCTCTACAGAGACCTTTTCACCTTTATGATCGTCG CTTGTTccttcactgtgaccttaccCATGAGCCTCTACAACGTCCTGAAGTAAGTCAACTTTTTATTCgg CTCACGCAGTAACACTCTGAAGCACAGCAGCCTGTACGAAGCCTTCCTGCCCTTCCTCTCGCccgtcctcctcttcatcctgtCCACCATTTGGGTGGTCTTCTCTCCATCCAACATCCTCGAGCTGCAGCCCAGGATCTTCTACCTCATGGTGGGGACAGCTTTCGCGAATGTCACG TGTACGCTGATTGTGTGTCAGATGAGTAACACACGTTGCCAGGCGCTGAGCTGGCTGTTGCTACCCATGACGCCCGTGGTGTTGTTGGCGGTTTCTGGGGTGGTGGCCAATGAAACcctgctgctgtgtctgtggACCGCCGCTGTCATGTTGGCACACATACATTACGGCGTTTCAGTG GTACAACAGCTCAGCAACCACTTTAACATCTTGGCCTTCTCGCTGAAGAAGCCCaacagtgactgacaggagGAGGAACGAATCGGCTTGAAAGAAGCGGAGGTTTAG